A window of the Burkholderia sp. 9120 genome harbors these coding sequences:
- the adh gene encoding aldehyde dehydrogenase, which yields MNHAEMQFLTTEFPYKKQYANFIGGEWVKPAGGEYFDNVSPITGEPFTSIPRSREADIELALDAAHRAKTAWGKTSTTERANILNRIADRMEANLQRLAIAETIDNGKPLRETMAADIPLAIDHFRYFAGAVRAQEGSLSQIDDDTVAYHFHEPLGVVGQIIPWNFPILMAVWKLAPALAAGNCVVLKPAEQTPASILVLAELIHDLLPAGVLNIVNGFGLEAGKPLASSKRIAKIAFTGETTTGRLIMQYASQNIIPVTLELGGKSPNIFFADVMSADDSYFDKALEGFTMFALNQGEVCTCPSRVLIDEKIYDRFMERALKRVAAITQGHPLDSKTMIGAQASQEQLEKILSYVDLGKQEGAECLIGGERNQLDGELSKGYYVKPTVFRGHNKMRIFQEEIFGPVVSVTTFKTEEEALEIANDTLYGLGAGVWTRDGTRAYRFGRQIQAGRVWTNCYHAYPAHAAFGGYKQSGIGRENHKMMLDHYQQTKNLLVSYSDKPLGFF from the coding sequence ATGAATCACGCAGAGATGCAATTTCTGACCACCGAATTCCCGTACAAAAAGCAGTATGCGAATTTTATCGGCGGCGAATGGGTCAAGCCTGCGGGCGGTGAGTACTTCGACAACGTGTCGCCGATCACCGGCGAGCCGTTCACGTCGATCCCGCGTTCGCGCGAAGCCGATATCGAACTCGCGCTCGACGCCGCGCATCGCGCGAAAACGGCATGGGGCAAAACCTCGACCACCGAACGCGCGAACATCCTGAACCGCATCGCCGACCGGATGGAAGCGAACCTGCAACGTCTCGCGATCGCCGAAACGATCGACAACGGCAAGCCGCTACGCGAAACCATGGCGGCCGACATTCCGCTCGCCATCGACCACTTCCGCTATTTCGCCGGCGCTGTGCGCGCGCAGGAAGGCTCGCTCTCCCAGATCGACGACGACACGGTCGCGTATCACTTTCATGAACCGCTCGGCGTGGTCGGCCAGATCATTCCGTGGAACTTCCCGATTCTGATGGCGGTGTGGAAGCTCGCGCCCGCACTCGCCGCCGGTAATTGCGTGGTACTCAAGCCGGCCGAGCAAACGCCCGCGTCGATTCTCGTACTGGCCGAACTGATTCACGACCTGCTGCCCGCCGGCGTGCTGAACATAGTTAACGGCTTCGGCCTCGAAGCCGGCAAGCCGCTCGCGTCGAGCAAGCGGATCGCCAAGATCGCGTTTACCGGCGAGACCACCACCGGCCGCCTGATCATGCAGTACGCGAGCCAGAACATCATTCCGGTCACGCTCGAACTGGGCGGCAAGAGCCCGAACATTTTCTTCGCCGACGTGATGAGCGCCGACGACAGCTATTTCGACAAGGCGCTCGAAGGCTTCACGATGTTCGCGCTGAATCAGGGCGAAGTGTGCACGTGCCCGTCGCGCGTGCTGATCGACGAAAAGATCTACGATCGTTTCATGGAACGTGCGTTGAAGCGCGTCGCGGCCATCACGCAAGGACATCCGCTCGACAGCAAGACGATGATCGGCGCACAGGCTTCGCAGGAACAACTGGAAAAGATCCTGTCGTACGTCGACCTCGGCAAGCAGGAAGGCGCCGAATGTTTGATCGGCGGTGAGCGCAATCAGCTCGACGGCGAATTGAGCAAGGGCTATTACGTGAAGCCGACCGTCTTCCGCGGCCACAACAAGATGCGCATCTTCCAGGAAGAAATCTTCGGACCGGTGGTATCGGTCACGACGTTCAAGACCGAAGAAGAAGCGCTCGAGATCGCCAACGACACGCTGTACGGTCTCGGCGCCGGCGTGTGGACGCGCGACGGCACGCGCGCCTACCGCTTTGGCCGGCAAATCCAGGCGGGCCGCGTGTGGACCAACTGCTATCACGCGTATCCGGCGCATGCGGCATTTGGCGGTTACAAGCAATCGGGCATCGGCCGTGAAAATCACAAGATGATGCTCGACCACTATCAGCAGACCAAGAACCTGCTGGTCAGCTATAGCGACAAGCCGCTCGGCTTCTTCTAA
- a CDS encoding DUF779 domain-containing protein, producing MVDEKEVARVVATPAAVELIDKLRAEHGDVLFHQSGGCCDGSAPMMFPQGEFMVGSSDVKLGTIASVPFYMSESQFEYWQHTQLIIDAVPGNGGMFSLERPSGLRFLTRSRLFEDGENAWLETHPVERVVA from the coding sequence ATGGTTGACGAGAAAGAAGTGGCCCGCGTGGTCGCGACACCGGCCGCGGTCGAGTTGATCGACAAGCTACGCGCCGAACATGGCGACGTGTTGTTCCATCAATCGGGGGGTTGCTGCGACGGCAGTGCGCCGATGATGTTTCCGCAAGGCGAATTCATGGTCGGCTCGTCCGACGTGAAACTCGGCACGATTGCGAGTGTGCCGTTCTACATGAGCGAATCGCAATTCGAATACTGGCAGCACACGCAGCTGATCATCGACGCGGTGCCGGGCAATGGCGGCATGTTTTCTTTGGAGCGTCCGAGCGGCTTGCGGTTTTTAACGCGCTCGCGGCTCTTTGAAGACGGCGAGAACGCGTGGCTGGAGACGCATCCGGTGGAACGCGTCGTTGCGTGA
- the eutC gene encoding ethanolamine ammonia-lyase subunit EutC, translated as MSEFLEKNPWNALRQFTNARIALGRAGNSLPTAPLLAFNLSHAQARDAVHHPLDAEVLHEQLRALNFTTLDAHSAAPDREHYLRRPDLGRRLSEESRAALGQAQNDAPEVVFVIADGLSAFAAAKQSIPLLQAVCAKLIDWKIGPVVIARQARVALGDEIGELLNSKLVVMLIGERPGLSSPDSLGIYLTYAPKVGCSDAQRNCISNVRPEGLDYPHAAHKLHYLLTHARRLGLTGVGLKDDSDALLESAPATPAVSDNPTPPGTA; from the coding sequence ATGAGCGAATTCCTCGAAAAGAATCCGTGGAACGCGTTGCGCCAGTTCACCAACGCGCGCATTGCGCTGGGCCGCGCGGGCAATAGTTTGCCGACGGCTCCGCTACTCGCGTTCAACCTGTCGCATGCGCAAGCGCGCGACGCCGTGCATCATCCGCTCGACGCGGAGGTGCTGCACGAACAGTTGCGCGCGCTGAATTTCACGACGCTGGATGCGCATAGCGCCGCGCCGGATCGTGAGCATTATTTGCGGCGTCCCGATCTTGGGCGGCGCTTATCGGAAGAGAGCCGCGCAGCGCTCGGGCAGGCGCAGAACGATGCGCCGGAAGTGGTTTTTGTCATTGCAGATGGCCTATCCGCATTCGCCGCAGCGAAGCAATCCATTCCGCTGCTGCAGGCGGTGTGCGCGAAACTCATCGACTGGAAAATCGGGCCGGTCGTGATCGCGCGGCAGGCGCGTGTCGCGCTCGGCGACGAGATCGGCGAGTTACTCAATAGCAAGCTGGTGGTGATGTTGATCGGCGAAAGACCCGGGCTGAGTTCACCGGACAGTCTCGGCATCTACCTTACCTACGCGCCGAAAGTCGGCTGCAGCGACGCGCAGCGCAACTGCATTTCCAACGTGCGTCCCGAAGGGCTCGACTATCCGCACGCCGCGCACAAGTTGCACTACCTGCTGACGCACGCAAGACGTTTGGGTCTCACGGGCGTCGGCCTGAAAGACGATAGCGATGCGCTGCTGGAAAGTGCCCCGGCAACGCCCGCCGTTAGCGACAACCCGACGCCACCCGGCACGGCGTAA
- a CDS encoding ethanolamine ammonia-lyase subunit EutB → MSYTETIGSRTYRFADLKTLMAKASPQRSGDQLAGVAAASEEERVAAKMALAQVPLRTFLNEALIPYESDEVTRLVIDDHSPQAFSEISHLTVGDFRNWLLSSTTDADALTRITAGLTPEMVAAVSKLMRNQDLIAAARKRPVITRFRNTVGLPGRMSVRLQPNHPTDDVKGIAASMLDGLMYGCGDAMIGINPASDNLAAITKLLLMIDDFRLRYQVPTQSCVLTHVTNTIAAIEKGAPVDLVFQSIAGTEKANAGFGISLALLQEAYEAGLSLKRGTVGNNLMYFETGQGSALSADAHFGVDQQTCEVRAYAVARKFNPFLVNTVVGFIGPEYLYDGKQITRAGLEDHFCGKLLGVPMGCDICYTNHAEADQDDMDNLLTLLGVAGINFIMGIPGADDVMLNYQSTSFHDALYVRDVLGLRRAPEFEEWLESMQITDARGALLSASPQQPLLEGANDWMGIA, encoded by the coding sequence ATGAGCTACACCGAAACGATCGGCAGTCGCACCTATCGCTTTGCCGACCTGAAGACTTTGATGGCGAAGGCCAGTCCGCAACGCTCCGGCGACCAGCTCGCGGGCGTCGCGGCGGCGAGCGAGGAAGAGCGCGTTGCGGCCAAGATGGCGCTCGCGCAGGTGCCGTTGCGCACGTTTCTCAACGAAGCGCTGATTCCGTACGAGAGCGACGAGGTCACGCGTCTCGTGATCGACGATCACTCGCCGCAAGCCTTCTCAGAGATCTCGCATCTCACGGTGGGCGACTTTCGTAACTGGCTGCTGAGCAGCACGACCGACGCGGACGCGCTCACGCGTATCACGGCGGGCCTCACGCCCGAGATGGTCGCGGCGGTCTCGAAGCTGATGCGCAATCAGGATCTGATCGCGGCGGCGCGCAAACGTCCGGTGATTACGCGCTTTCGCAATACGGTGGGTTTACCGGGCCGCATGTCGGTGCGTCTGCAACCGAATCATCCGACCGACGACGTCAAAGGCATCGCCGCCTCGATGCTCGACGGCCTGATGTACGGTTGCGGCGACGCGATGATCGGCATCAATCCGGCCAGCGACAATCTCGCCGCGATCACGAAGCTGCTGCTGATGATCGACGACTTCCGCCTGCGCTACCAGGTGCCAACGCAATCGTGCGTGCTGACGCACGTCACCAACACGATTGCCGCAATCGAAAAAGGCGCGCCGGTCGATCTGGTGTTCCAATCGATTGCGGGCACCGAGAAGGCGAACGCGGGCTTCGGCATTTCGCTCGCGTTGCTGCAGGAGGCGTATGAAGCGGGGTTGTCGCTGAAGCGCGGCACCGTCGGCAACAACCTGATGTATTTCGAAACGGGGCAAGGCAGCGCATTGTCGGCGGACGCGCATTTCGGCGTCGATCAACAGACTTGCGAAGTGCGCGCTTATGCCGTGGCGCGCAAATTCAATCCATTCCTGGTCAACACGGTAGTGGGTTTTATCGGACCGGAGTACCTGTACGACGGTAAACAGATCACGCGCGCCGGACTGGAAGATCATTTCTGCGGCAAGCTACTCGGCGTGCCGATGGGTTGCGACATCTGCTACACGAACCACGCCGAAGCGGATCAGGACGACATGGACAATCTGCTCACGCTGCTCGGCGTGGCGGGCATCAATTTCATCATGGGCATTCCGGGCGCGGACGACGTGATGCTCAACTATCAAAGCACCTCGTTCCACGACGCACTGTACGTACGCGACGTGCTCGGCCTGCGCCGCGCGCCGGAATTCGAGGAATGGCTAGAGTCGATGCAGATCACCGACGCGCGCGGTGCATTGCTGAGCGCATCGCCGCAACAACCGCTGCTGGAAGGGGCGAACGACTGGATGGGAATCGCATGA
- the eat gene encoding ethanolamine permease: MKSESKSQHVGKVTHHELKQTLGTWQLWGIAVGLVISGEYFGWSYGWASAGTLGFVITAVFIAAMYTTFIFSFTELTTSIPHAGGPFAYARHAFGPTGGYLAGAATLVEFVFAPPAIALAIGAYLHVQFPGLEPKHAAMGAYLVFMALNIVGVQIAAAFELCVTVLAIFELLVFMGVVSPGFEWSNFTKGGWSGADTFSMGSFHGMFAAIPFAIWFFLAIEGVAMAAEEAKNPKRSIPIAYVAGILTLVVLAIGVMVFAGAAGDWTKLSNINDPLPQAMKFIVGEHSGWMHMLVWLGLFGLVASFHGIILGYSRQIFALARAGYLPEWLSKVHPRFKTPHRAILAGGVVGIAAIYSDELIQFGGQTLTANIVTMSVFGAIVMYIISMLSLFKLRRSDPDMERPFRAPLFPFFPAFALVAAVICLATMVYFNFLVAIVFAIFLALGYVYFLLTRHQREAAPSDALLEE; the protein is encoded by the coding sequence ATGAAATCAGAATCCAAAAGTCAGCACGTCGGTAAAGTCACCCATCACGAGTTGAAGCAGACGCTCGGCACGTGGCAACTGTGGGGCATTGCGGTCGGGCTCGTGATTTCCGGCGAATACTTCGGCTGGAGTTACGGCTGGGCAAGCGCCGGTACGCTCGGTTTCGTTATCACGGCGGTTTTCATTGCCGCGATGTATACGACCTTCATTTTCAGTTTCACCGAACTCACCACGTCGATTCCGCACGCCGGCGGCCCGTTCGCCTACGCGCGTCACGCGTTCGGCCCGACCGGCGGTTATCTGGCGGGCGCCGCCACGCTGGTGGAATTCGTGTTTGCGCCGCCGGCGATTGCGCTGGCGATCGGCGCTTATCTGCACGTGCAGTTTCCCGGACTCGAGCCGAAACATGCGGCAATGGGCGCATACCTCGTCTTCATGGCGTTGAATATCGTCGGCGTGCAGATCGCTGCGGCGTTCGAGTTGTGCGTGACGGTGCTCGCAATCTTCGAACTGCTGGTTTTCATGGGCGTGGTGTCGCCCGGGTTTGAATGGTCCAACTTCACGAAGGGCGGCTGGTCCGGCGCGGATACCTTCAGCATGGGTTCGTTCCACGGCATGTTCGCGGCGATTCCGTTCGCGATCTGGTTTTTCCTCGCGATCGAAGGCGTCGCGATGGCCGCCGAAGAAGCCAAAAACCCGAAGCGCTCCATTCCGATCGCCTATGTGGCTGGCATTCTGACACTGGTCGTGCTCGCCATCGGCGTGATGGTGTTTGCCGGCGCGGCCGGTGACTGGACCAAGCTGTCGAATATCAACGACCCGTTACCGCAAGCGATGAAGTTCATCGTCGGCGAACACAGCGGCTGGATGCATATGCTCGTGTGGCTCGGGCTGTTTGGACTGGTCGCGTCGTTTCACGGCATTATCCTCGGTTATTCGCGGCAAATTTTCGCGCTGGCTCGCGCCGGCTATCTGCCGGAATGGCTTTCCAAGGTGCATCCGCGGTTCAAGACGCCGCATCGCGCGATTCTTGCGGGCGGCGTGGTCGGCATCGCGGCGATCTACAGCGATGAGCTGATCCAGTTCGGCGGCCAGACGCTGACCGCGAACATCGTGACGATGTCGGTATTTGGCGCTATCGTGATGTATATCATCAGCATGCTGTCGCTGTTCAAGCTGCGCCGCAGCGATCCGGACATGGAGCGCCCGTTCCGCGCGCCGCTGTTTCCGTTCTTTCCGGCGTTTGCACTGGTCGCCGCGGTCATCTGTCTGGCCACGATGGTTTACTTCAATTTTCTGGTGGCGATTGTGTTCGCCATTTTCCTCGCGCTGGGCTACGTCTACTTTTTGCTGACGCGCCATCAACGCGAAGCGGCGCCGTCAGACGCCCTGCTCGAAGAATGA
- a CDS encoding AraC family transcriptional regulator, producing the protein MNESAHRARYETRLGRVLDHIYDHLDEPLDIDRLAEIACLSPYHWHRIYQAMYGETVATTVRRLRLHRAAGYLANDSMPIAEIAERAGYSSLQSFSRTFRAAFGVPPAQYRKQGTHSRFRPALSGDDQMTLREVTIRHVEPMDVLSVDHVGPYMQIGKAFDALFGWLAKHNLLAAEMRMIGIYYDDPGVIEENALRSKAGVLLPHPVQASVTVSSPASVAHVKGGEYAVLRHKGPYSDMRAAYEWLYGTWLVQSGREAADAPVFEEYLNSPKDTAPTDLITEICLPLV; encoded by the coding sequence ATGAACGAATCAGCCCATCGGGCACGCTACGAAACCCGGCTCGGCCGCGTGCTCGATCATATTTACGATCACCTCGACGAACCGCTCGATATCGATCGACTCGCGGAAATCGCGTGTTTGTCGCCGTATCACTGGCATCGGATTTATCAGGCCATGTATGGCGAAACGGTCGCGACGACGGTGCGACGTTTGCGCTTGCATCGCGCGGCCGGTTATCTCGCGAACGATTCAATGCCGATCGCCGAGATTGCCGAGCGCGCGGGCTATAGCAGTTTGCAGTCTTTCTCGCGCACGTTTCGCGCGGCGTTCGGCGTGCCGCCGGCGCAGTATCGCAAGCAGGGCACGCATAGCCGGTTTCGTCCGGCACTTTCAGGAGACGATCAAATGACCTTGCGCGAAGTCACGATTCGACATGTGGAGCCGATGGATGTGTTGTCGGTCGATCATGTAGGACCGTATATGCAGATCGGTAAAGCGTTCGATGCTTTATTCGGCTGGCTCGCGAAACACAACTTGCTGGCCGCGGAGATGCGCATGATCGGGATTTACTACGACGATCCTGGCGTGATCGAAGAAAACGCGTTGCGTTCGAAGGCCGGCGTGTTGTTGCCGCATCCGGTTCAGGCTTCGGTGACGGTGAGTTCACCAGCTTCGGTCGCGCATGTGAAGGGCGGTGAGTACGCGGTGCTGCGGCACAAAGGTCCGTATAGCGATATGCGTGCTGCGTATGAATGGTTGTACGGAACGTGGCTCGTGCAGTCAGGGCGCGAAGCAGCGGATGCGCCGGTGTTCGAGGAGTATCTGAACAGCCCGAAGGACACCGCGCCTACGGATCTGATCACCGAGATCTGTTTACCGTTGGTTTGA
- a CDS encoding reverse transcriptase family protein — translation MPSSYLQYVANAIADAMLAGPAQPASIVERMVFALGAPADWMSGLARRVSRRFGKRWDSVGRHELSKIIADHAAFVSAWQSDNRPRVVRLLTRPPVQRQAPPWLHGVTLPQLPTLADLADWLEVEPTELDWFADRWRAPAHAAATPLHHYSYKAIEKRDGRCRIIEIPKSRLRTVQRKVLHGLLDQIPLHDAAHGFRRGRNTLSFATPHAAKAVVIRFDLTDFFASVHAGRVYSAFRDFGYPLAVARSLTALCTNRVPSGRLLEADVRERIDWLERQRYRNRHLPQGAPTSPALANLCAYRLDLRLAGLARAVGATYTRYADDLAFSGDEDLARIAERLSIRVAAIAIEEGFALNFRKTRVMRRGARQHLAGVVVNSHPNLARPTFDTLKAILTNCVRHGPHSQNRDAHPDFRAHLAGRVAHLAMLNAGRGAKLKAIFERIVWERDEGGAVVRESNA, via the coding sequence ATGCCCTCCTCTTACCTGCAGTACGTTGCCAATGCGATTGCCGACGCCATGCTCGCCGGTCCCGCCCAGCCTGCGTCGATCGTCGAGCGGATGGTGTTCGCGTTGGGCGCGCCGGCCGACTGGATGAGCGGATTGGCGCGCCGCGTTTCCCGGCGATTCGGCAAGCGGTGGGACAGCGTCGGGCGTCATGAACTGTCGAAGATCATTGCCGACCATGCGGCGTTTGTCTCGGCGTGGCAGAGCGACAACCGTCCGCGCGTGGTGCGTCTGCTGACGCGGCCGCCGGTTCAGCGGCAGGCGCCGCCCTGGTTGCACGGCGTCACGTTGCCGCAGTTGCCCACGCTGGCGGATCTGGCCGACTGGCTCGAAGTCGAGCCAACGGAACTGGACTGGTTCGCCGATCGCTGGCGCGCACCGGCGCACGCCGCCGCAACGCCGCTGCATCACTATTCGTACAAGGCGATCGAGAAGCGCGACGGTCGCTGCCGAATCATCGAAATTCCTAAATCGCGCTTGCGGACCGTGCAGCGGAAAGTGCTGCATGGTTTGCTCGATCAGATTCCCCTGCACGATGCGGCGCATGGGTTTCGGCGCGGCAGAAATACGCTGAGCTTCGCCACGCCTCATGCGGCGAAAGCGGTGGTGATTCGCTTCGATCTGACGGATTTTTTTGCATCGGTTCATGCTGGGCGCGTTTACTCAGCGTTTCGTGATTTTGGCTATCCATTGGCGGTTGCTCGCTCGCTGACCGCGCTGTGTACCAATCGCGTGCCGAGTGGCCGCCTGCTGGAAGCGGATGTGCGGGAGCGGATCGATTGGCTGGAACGGCAGCGCTATCGGAACCGGCATTTGCCGCAAGGCGCGCCGACCTCGCCTGCGTTGGCGAATCTGTGTGCTTACCGGCTCGACCTTCGGCTTGCGGGGCTCGCGCGCGCTGTGGGCGCAACGTACACACGCTATGCCGACGATCTCGCCTTTTCAGGCGATGAAGACCTTGCGCGAATAGCCGAGCGCTTGTCGATTCGCGTCGCGGCGATTGCGATCGAAGAAGGCTTTGCACTCAACTTCAGGAAGACGCGCGTGATGCGTCGTGGGGCGCGGCAACATCTGGCCGGCGTGGTGGTGAATAGCCATCCGAATCTCGCGCGGCCAACGTTCGATACGCTGAAGGCGATCCTCACCAATTGCGTGAGGCATGGGCCGCATTCGCAGAACCGTGACGCGCATCCGGATTTTCGGGCGCATCTCGCGGGACGTGTCGCGCATCTGGCGATGCTGAATGCGGGCAGAGGCGCGAAATTGAAGGCGATATTTGAGCGGATTGTTTGGGAGCGGGATGAAGGTGGAGCGGTGGTGCGTGAATCGAATGCCTGA
- a CDS encoding YdcF family protein translates to MLTTIIKWVAGFWLLATLIIVSAGLLSRPQQADLAIVYGNKVHVDGSPSSRLAARLDKARLCYEKGLCREIMVSGGIDKHGTDEALAMKRDLVNQGVPENRIVMDNLGRDTWDTARNASVYMKAHGLHSAIVVSQYFHVPRAMIALKRFGVSRVSGAYPVFFEARDVYSSLREVPGALWYCVRRDF, encoded by the coding sequence ATGTTGACTACGATAATTAAATGGGTCGCTGGCTTCTGGCTGCTCGCAACGCTGATCATTGTTTCCGCAGGCTTGCTGTCGAGACCTCAGCAAGCTGATCTCGCGATCGTCTACGGTAACAAGGTTCACGTGGACGGTAGCCCGTCGTCACGGCTAGCGGCGCGGCTCGACAAGGCGCGTCTGTGCTACGAGAAAGGGTTGTGCCGCGAGATCATGGTGAGCGGCGGCATCGACAAACACGGCACCGATGAAGCACTCGCCATGAAGCGTGATCTCGTCAACCAAGGTGTTCCCGAGAATCGCATCGTGATGGACAACCTGGGCCGTGACACGTGGGATACCGCGAGAAACGCTAGCGTGTATATGAAGGCGCACGGTCTGCACAGCGCGATTGTCGTTTCCCAGTACTTTCATGTGCCTCGCGCGATGATTGCGTTGAAACGGTTTGGTGTGAGTCGGGTTAGTGGCGCTTACCCTGTGTTCTTTGAAGCTCGCGATGTCTATTCTTCGCTGAGAGAAGTGCCGGGGGCGTTGTGGTATTGCGTGAGGCGTGATTTCTGA
- a CDS encoding DUF1311 domain-containing protein, which produces MTRTTLRLARLAILSGFAFFTLGAHARTDCDASNLNRDQQLACAQQQTAVKTAQADKLYQALRRDVPEAQRDTLQKNLLVWTYKVDTDCALQRDAFNDWGKNPAPDADFQFEGCKSAVRDEQVSFYESLICPDSLETGDKASCGKLSAILRSSN; this is translated from the coding sequence ATGACAAGAACGACACTGCGTCTCGCCAGACTCGCGATCTTGAGTGGCTTCGCGTTTTTCACGCTCGGCGCTCATGCCAGAACGGATTGCGACGCGTCCAATCTCAATCGGGATCAGCAACTCGCTTGCGCGCAACAGCAAACCGCCGTTAAGACGGCTCAGGCCGACAAGCTCTATCAGGCTTTGCGGCGAGACGTGCCGGAAGCGCAGCGCGACACGCTGCAGAAAAACCTGCTGGTGTGGACTTATAAGGTGGACACGGACTGCGCTCTTCAGCGCGATGCGTTTAACGACTGGGGCAAGAATCCGGCGCCGGATGCGGACTTCCAGTTCGAAGGCTGCAAGTCCGCGGTCCGGGATGAGCAGGTGTCGTTTTACGAAAGTCTCATTTGCCCGGATTCGCTCGAGACTGGCGACAAAGCGAGTTGCGGGAAGTTGTCGGCGATTTTGAGGTCGTCGAATTGA
- the istA gene encoding IS21 family transposase — translation MAILSIIRRWHYRDHVSLREIAKRLGVSRNTVRRYIRAGTVVPTYPERQSPSKLDGFAAKLAGWLKTEANRPRKQRRTLKQIYADLTVLGFTGSYDRVAAFARRWRQEQQEQARSAARGTFVPLTFAPGEAFQFDWSEDWAVINGERTKLQVAQFKLSHSRAFFLRAYLLQTHEMLFDAHYHAFVAWGGIPRRGIYDNMKTAVDKVRRGKLRDVNARFSAMVSHYLFDAEFCNPASGWEKGQIEKNVQDSRHRLWQRVPAFGSLSALNDWLADQCVLLWQQTQHPEQDTTIWDAWSVERPHLMPVGQAFDGFVEHTKLVSPTCLVSFDRNRYSVPAAFANRPISLHVYAAQLVFVAEGQVIAEHVRRINRSHDRGETIYDWRHYLAVLQRKPGALRNGAPFAEFPAAFKRLQTILLKHAGGDREMVEILALVLLHDEQAVLTAVELALEAGAPSKQTVMNVLSRLLDGAPVPPLQTPQAFALRVEPQANVGRYDDLRGREDHHAA, via the coding sequence ATGGCAATATTGAGCATCATCCGACGCTGGCATTATCGCGATCATGTCTCGCTACGCGAGATCGCCAAACGGCTTGGCGTTTCAAGAAACACCGTCAGGCGCTATATACGTGCCGGCACCGTAGTGCCCACCTATCCGGAACGGCAGAGCCCGAGCAAGCTCGACGGATTTGCGGCCAAGCTCGCCGGCTGGTTAAAGACGGAAGCAAACCGGCCGCGCAAACAGCGCAGAACCCTCAAGCAGATTTACGCTGACCTCACCGTGTTGGGATTCACAGGGTCCTACGACCGGGTCGCCGCCTTTGCGCGCCGCTGGCGACAGGAGCAGCAGGAGCAGGCAAGGAGCGCAGCACGTGGCACCTTTGTGCCGCTGACCTTTGCACCCGGAGAAGCATTCCAGTTCGACTGGAGCGAGGACTGGGCCGTGATCAACGGCGAGCGCACCAAGTTGCAGGTTGCGCAGTTCAAGCTCAGTCACAGCCGGGCGTTCTTCCTGAGGGCCTATCTGCTGCAAACCCACGAGATGCTGTTCGACGCTCACTACCACGCGTTCGTGGCGTGGGGCGGCATTCCGCGCCGTGGCATATATGACAACATGAAGACCGCTGTCGACAAGGTTCGTCGTGGCAAGCTGCGGGACGTCAACGCGCGCTTCAGCGCCATGGTCAGTCACTATCTGTTTGACGCCGAATTCTGCAATCCGGCCTCAGGCTGGGAGAAGGGGCAGATCGAGAAGAACGTTCAGGACAGCCGTCACCGGCTGTGGCAACGCGTGCCGGCGTTCGGTTCGCTCTCTGCATTAAACGACTGGCTGGCCGACCAGTGTGTCCTGCTCTGGCAGCAGACGCAGCACCCTGAGCAGGACACAACGATCTGGGACGCGTGGTCGGTCGAGCGACCCCATCTGATGCCGGTCGGCCAGGCATTCGACGGCTTTGTCGAGCACACCAAACTCGTCTCGCCCACGTGTCTGGTGAGTTTCGACCGCAACCGGTATAGCGTGCCGGCGGCATTTGCGAACCGGCCCATCAGCCTGCACGTCTACGCGGCCCAGCTCGTCTTCGTCGCCGAAGGGCAGGTCATCGCGGAGCACGTCCGGCGTATCAACCGCAGCCATGATCGCGGAGAAACCATCTACGACTGGCGTCATTACCTCGCAGTCCTGCAGCGCAAGCCTGGAGCATTGCGCAACGGCGCGCCGTTCGCAGAGTTTCCTGCCGCCTTCAAGCGGCTGCAGACAATCCTGCTGAAGCACGCCGGTGGCGACCGGGAGATGGTCGAGATACTGGCGCTGGTGCTGCTGCACGACGAACAGGCCGTACTCACCGCCGTCGAGCTGGCACTTGAGGCCGGTGCGCCCTCAAAGCAAACGGTGATGAACGTCCTGAGCCGGCTGCTTGACGGGGCTCCCGTGCCTCCGCTGCAGACGCCCCAGGCCTTCGCCCTGCGCGTCGAGCCGCAAGCCAACGTCGGCCGTTATGACGACCTGAGAGGCCGGGAGGATCATCATGCAGCCTGA